AAATTGCCATTGTGACAGATTTTTgactaatgaaatattttaaaaatgagtggcagccaggtgcagtggttcatacccataatcccagcactacgggaggctgaggcgggtgtatcacctgagggcaggagttcaaggcactttgggaggccaaggcaggaggattgcttgagctcaggagttcaagatcaacctgggcaacatagcaagaccccatttctagaaaaaaactaaaaaaaaaaaaaaaggtgaactgGGCAtgatgacatgtgcctgtagtcccagctacttgggaggcaagagtgggagtattgcttgagcccgggaggtcaaagctgcagtaagccctgattgcaccactgcactccagcctgggtgacagagagaaatcccatctcaaaacaaacaaaaagccaaaaatgaaTCACTAATATTTTCTGAGTGATTTTTAACCAGCAATCACTGCTCTAATTGATTTATACGTATCacttcatttaatccccacaaccaCCATTTGCAGTAGATGCTATCATCACATTTTATGTCTGTGGACACTGAGAGGTTAAGTGGCCCAGCTGGGAGGTACTGGAGCTTGAACTCTATCCCAGGCAGTTTGTCTCCACAGCCTCTTCCCACTATTCCACTTGCCTTAACATTTGATAACCTTTTGTGCAATTCACCTGATAGAcaaaagtttttcaaaatatgaaatcTACGAAACCGGTGAAAAGAAAGGGGATCACTGTTCTGGGTCAATGCCTTTACTTTATAGTGAGGaaaaaatgaggcccagagaggggaagtgattTGCTAAAGATCACACAGCAAAGAATCAGAATCTACAGGGTGTCTGACTTCCAGGTGGGAACTCTCAAAACTCCAACCCGAGTAAGCGTAACCACCTACATGTGAGCAAGCAACACCAAGACTAGGCAAGACAACATCTCCAACAAAAGCAGCTTGATTTTATTGCGGGGAAGCTAGGAAGGAATAGGACAACTGAGGGTCTCCACAGGAACACCATTGCCCAGCATGACTGCCAAGTCCCAGGTCTGTCTGGAAGCCAGGGGAGGAGGATCAGCATCCTAGGAAAGACGGAAAGTTAGGTGGAACAAAGGCGCCATCTGCTGTGGACATAGCGATATTGCAAAGGCAATAAATGCACAAAgaggcaggggtgaggggaaAACCTAGGGTGCAGATGCAGGGGCAGGACTAGAACCCCAATGTCCAGCCCTGCACACTGCTCCCATGAAGTCTGTTATACTCCCATGAACCTGTTATACTCAGGTTGGCTGGAACGCATTAACCTTGCTAAGCCAATCACTGCCAAAGCCCTCTTGTGGGGAATTTCCAGGGCTGCCAGGATACTCAGTCAACAGCACTCCCTGTCCTGTTACAGTTTATGTTGGAAAGGCAATGAACAAAAGCTTGAGCAAATAAATCTGCCAAGAGTCAGATGATTAAGGTGACTTCAAAACCAATAAACACTCTATCTTTGAGGTTCCCAAGCCTGGCTTCAAGTGGGTCACTGAGGAACCTCTTAGAGCAGACTTCAAAGACATGTTGCCTGAGCACGTGGACTAAAGCTGGCTTATTTAGGTGATTCTTACTGAGTACTGTGCATCTGAATTTCCAGGAGCCTTTCCATACAATACATGGTTACTGAAATATGTACAGATAAGATTGTATGATGTCTAGAAGTTGCTTCAAAACAATCTGGGCAGGAGGGAGTGGGCATGATGTCtagaatttgcttcaaaataatctgggTGTTTCGTTACCCAGATGAAACAATGAGGACAGTGGAGTTTCTAATTCAAGATGTGTGCATTAGGGCTCCCCCACATGGATATAGATAGCTCCGGAAgagtttttttccttctctcccttcattccttcttgtCACAGAGTGCttttatcaaaaaataacaggccTTGGTGAAATAAACACTAATTGTTGGATCTGGGTGACGGGTACTTGGGGATTCATTCTATCACTCTACTTACATGTGTTTGAAACTTCCTAtcataaaaaatctaaaataaataaaaagtgccATGAAAATTACTAAGCCATAGGAAGGAATGATTTACAGATACATGATATGACctgaatgaatcttgaaaacattatgctacatGGAAAAAGGCAGACACAAAAAGGTCACATATAATGTAATGCCTTTTATATGATCTGTCCAGGGTAGGCAAATCCAGAGTAGTAGTAGAAAGCAAATTAGTGGCTGCCAGGGGATGGAGAAATGGGTAGTGGGGAGTGACTTCTTAATGGATATAGGGTGTGTTTCTGacatgatgaaaaagttttgaaacTAGAGAGAGGTGGTGGTCATACATTGTGAATGCAACAAATGCCACTAAATGATAGACTTTagcccatttatgcctagtgttccattattggaatgctaagcttgtgggagttatttatatcctactgctcaaggtcatcaccaaggttTGATTTTTCACATAAAAAACTTTGCAATATtcagcataaatgggttaaaataGTTAATTATTATGTCTTGTGAAtttcatctcaataaaataacATGAGAAAACATGTTTTCTATGAGAAAAACACATTAAGCTACACATGGTTTACATCCAACAGATATTacttttttagttaaaaaaattcatatgccGAGGCCTGGAGTTTCTAATCCAAGATGTGTGCATTAGGGCTCCCCCATGTATATAGCTAGTTcaggaagagtttttttttttcttctctccctccattccttcttGTTACAGAGCATTTTCATAAAATACAATCTTACAGGAAGCCCAATATGACACAGGGCTGTTTGGGAGCTATGGAAGGTCCAGAGCCCCCATCCACTCACCCTCCCTACGAAACCCTAGGGGTAGAGGAATGATGTAAGAAACACTATTCTTCAACATGCTGGAAACAGCTGATGTTTTACTTCCCTAGAGGATAAGCCTTCATATGTGGAGAGATTGCACACCAATCCCCACAAGGCAGGAAAGCAGGTTGGAGGTGTTAGCCCCATTTTACCGATGGGAAGACCAAATCTCTGTAATGTAAAAAGTCCCCAAAGTCAGTGTGAAATGAGGACAGAGTTGGAATCAGAATCCCAGATTCCTCGTTATTCATCCTGGGCTCATTCCTGAATATGCATTCTATCTATGGATGGAAAGTGCATGACGAAAACAGATGCATCTGACATCTTGTGACTTGCATGTGATGTTACCACATACACAGAACACTGCCATGGCTCAGGTTCCAAATGTACGCCTTTGGGAAGGAGGCTATCCTCGAAGAGGACCTACCAGTCAGTTGTGGCTGGCCTCTGTCTGCGGGGTCTCCGTGGGCCCATTCACAGGGACAATGCCACCAGTAACAGTTACAGAACCCCGATTCAGGATATCTGActttcttcctgcctctgccactcacCTGGGTGGGACTTTGGTTGAATCGCTTCCCCTCTCTTGGCCTCATTTTTCTCAGTCACAGTCAGGGCACCAAACCACATCAGAGATGTGGTGATCATTGTAATTCACGAGTCAAATGTGCTACATGGGCAATGGCAGCCAGAAGTGCCCTGCTGAGACTGGCTGGATCAATGAGTAAGGTCTGCCTGGTTCCAGAGTGAAGACTGGTGGCACAGTGCCCCTTACTGCCTCACTGGATTACATAAAAGTGAAGGGAACATCTAGCTCAAACATGCTATTGTTTTTGTACCAGTCTGGACAGAGGGCATGCTCAGGAAGCTAACAGTTTCAAGTAGAGAGGGCGGCACAGTCTGTATTAACTCACTTGGTCAGGGCACAGGAGAATAAGGCCCAAGGCATAAGTGTCAACTCTGATGAGACAGTCAGTTTATCAAAGCCAGAGCCATGTGTGGTGATATGTGCCTACAGctccagctacttagaaggctgaggcaggaggatcacttgagccccggagttaaAGGCTATAGTGCACTATGATCACACCTATGAAGAGttactaccctccagcctgggccacatagtgaaacaccgtctcaaacaaacgaacaaacaaaggAGCCAAAATGCACTGCTTAGGGTCATAGACTGTAAACTTAAACCCTGCTATCCATGAACTGCAACCCCCAAGTCCGAAAGAGGACTCTGGGAGACTTTACAGTGCTCTGTCCACTCACAGGGGCTGTAAGAATTCCCTGAACTTGTGATTTGCATtagacaataataaaatatttgtaaccaCTTCAAAGAAGGTAGACAGTGGATTGAAAAGAACCCAGGGGGCTCTTCTGCTCCACTCAAGCTCTCAAAGGCCAAGGTGTTAGCTCTGATGAGAGGTGTGAGCAGCAGGTTTGTTCAGCAAGTGATGGGGCCTTACCCACCTGCCCACTTTGGTCCATCCTGTGGGCTGTGGGGACCAGGTGCCTACTACTCGAGGCCAAGGTAGGAAACagtctttcctgttttcttcagGGTTGCAAGCAGAGTGTCCACGCTGTGCTCAGATTCAATGCAGATCTTCTTGTTGGGCAGGTCAATGTCATACTTAACTCCTGCAGGAAGAGGAAATGGGGTATGGGGAAAGGAAGCACAGACCCTCCCAGTTATATAGCAAGAAAGAGTTCAGGCTCTAAATTACTACTCACAACCACCCTTGCCCTTTCCTGTAGAGCAGGGATTGGCGAACTTCTTCTGTAATGGGCCAGAAAGTAAATGTTGTAGGCACTGTGGGCCACATATGGACTCTGTTGTATATTCTGCATATTTTTTTATAACTCTATTCTTGAACATACAAAAATAGGCTGTGAGCAGGATTTGGTCCATGGGCTGTAGTGTGCTGATCCCTGCTCTATACTAgggctttttgagacagagactcactctgttgcccaggctggagtgcagtggcacaatctcagctcactgcaacctccacctccggggttcaagtgattctcatgcctcagcctccagaatagctgggattacagccatacgccaccacatctggctaatttttgtatttttagtagagacagggttttgtcatgttggccaggttggtctcaaactcctaatctcaagtgatctgcccgcgttggcctcccaaagtgctgggattacaggcatgaggcactgcgcccagccacgtttttttttttttaattgcaaaggtaatatagacattttttttttccaaaaaagcaaacatttctaaataaaagtagaagcagTAAGGCCCCCTATTGATCCTACCCCTTGAGATCACTGTGAACAGTCCGGCTTCTATCCAGACTTTGTCCCAGatagacaaatgaaaaataatttctccaaATGGCATCACACTACATAAACAGGTCTtgctaatattttacttttttctttatttattacttttatttatttatttatttagagacacggtctcattgtgttatccaggctggagtgcagtggcacaatcacaaatCACTGTATCCTTGAacacccaggctcaggtgatcctcccatctcagcctcccatgttgctgtgactgcaggcacatgccaccatgcctggttaagttttgtattttatgtagagacaggcttttgcatattgcccaggctggtcttgaacttctgggctcaagcgatctgcctgccttggcttcccaaagtgctaggactacaggtgtgagccactgcacccagcccattttttttttttttttttttttttttttgagacagagtcttgctctgtctcccaggctggagtgcagtgatgtgatctcagctcactgtagcctctgcctcctgggttcaagcgattcttctgcctcagcctcccgagtagctgggattacaggcataagccaccatgcctggctaatttttgtatttttagtagagatggggtcttgccatgttggccaggttggtcttgaattcctgacctcaggtgatccacctgcctcagtctcccaaagtgttaggattacaggcgtgagccacagtgcctggccctattctttttttaaaagctacaatCTTCCATAGTGTGAACGTACCACACATCCACTTAATTAATCCATGTTAAAGGTCATTGAGGATGCTTCTAATTTTTCACCACTATCACAATGTTATAGCAAACATACTTGAACTTGTCttaaaaaaacttataaaaatatttttatacagtgAATTCACAGAATGGAAATTGTGGGGCGACAGATGTTTGACACATTTTGAATGTTTAATAGACATTGCAAAATTGCCCTCCTAAATGACTATGCCAATTTATAGCCCCCCAGCAGCACATGAGAGGACCCAGAGTTTTACTCTGACAAAAGAGcacacagaaagaaaggaaaagtcttGAGAGGTTCTAGGCCTGGCCTCACCATTGACTTGCTGGGTGACCATGGATGGCAGGGGTGGGGTCCTGTTTCTCATAGgcctcagttacctcatctgTACATGAAGGATTCAGGGCTGGCCAGCTCCTGTGGTCTTTCCAGCTCAAGAATGCTATTAATCTGTGATTCCTCAGCCCTCGCACTCTTCTTTTAGGGCCCTAAGCAACTCAAAAAACCCTCCTGACTTTCTCAAGAGGCCATCCAAGCAGGGACAGTAggaaaagatggggagaaacctgCCAAAGCTCAAAGGCAGATCCTCCAGCAAGGGGCCTTAAAAATCATAtggttggctgggcgtggtggctcatgcctgtaatcccagcactttgggaggctgaggcgagtggatcacttgaggtcaggagttcgagaccagcctggctaacatagtgaaactccatatataaaaaatataaaaaaataattttatattttaataaaatatataaaaatataaaaattagctcagtgtggtggcatgtgcctgtaatcccaactacttgggaggctggggcaggagaagtgcttgaacctgggaggcagaggttgcagagagccgagatcacaccactgcactccagcctgggagacagagtgagactccttctcaaaaacaaaaacaggctgggcgcggtggctcaagcctgtaatcccagcacattgggaggcccagacgggcagatcacgaggtcaggagatcgagagcatcctggctaacacggtgaaaccccgcctctactaaaaaatacaaaaaactagccgggcgaggtggcaggcgcctgtagtcccagctactcgggaggctgaggcaggagaatggcataaactcaggaggcggagcttgtagtgagctgagattcggccactgcactccagcctgggcgacagtccagcctgggtgacagagcaagactccgtctcaaaaaaaccaaaaccaaaaccaaaaacaaaaccaaaaatcatatggtttcccagcctgggcaacaaagtgagatcttgtctctacaaaaaaaaaaaaaaaaatagcccggtgtgatcctgtagtcccagctattcagaaggctgaggtgggaggatcacttgagcctgggaggttgaggctgcagtgagctgaggtcgcgccactacactctggcCTGGATGAAGTTCCTGGGGTGGGTAGGTGTCCTTGAGCTGTCAAACAAAATTAGGCCCGTTCCCACTTCATCCAGAGCCTGCTGCTTTATTTGAGGGGCTCCTGtgcagtttcatttttaaagcgtcaacaggccgggcgcagtggctcatgcctgtaatcccagcattctggggggccaaggagagaggatcacctgacatcaggagtttgagaccagtctgtccaacatggagaaaccccgtctctactaaaaatacaaaattagctgggtgtggtggcccgcgcctgtaatcccagctactcgggagactgaggcaggagaactgctggaacccgggaggcggaggttgcggtgagctgagatcacgacattgcattctggcctgggcaacaagagtgaaactccatctcaggggaaaaaaaaaaaaaaaaaaaaaaaaaattagccaggcacggtggcaggcacctataatcccagctactcgggaggctaaggcaggagaatcacttgaatccagtgGAGGGCACGTGAagcaggttgtagtgagcagagatcatgccacttcactccagcctgggcaaaacagggaaaccccatctcaaaaaaaaaaaaaaaaaaaagcatcaacaGTAGAAGTTGATACAGATACACAAGATATACATTCCTATACCACAGCTGGGGAAACCCAGGCCTGAGAAACAAGGGCCCACAGTCATATGGAAAGTCAGCAGCCAGGTTCTTTCCACTGTTTCAGTTTCTCTCAGATTAAGATTCCAGTTTACAGGGC
This DNA window, taken from Macaca fascicularis isolate 582-1 chromosome 6, T2T-MFA8v1.1, encodes the following:
- the ATOX1 gene encoding copper transport protein ATOX1 isoform X1, which encodes MPKHVFSVDMTCGSCAEAVSRVLDKLGGVKYDIDLPNKKICIESEHSVDTLLATLKKTGKTVSYLGLE
- the ATOX1 gene encoding copper transport protein ATOX1 isoform X2, giving the protein MPHVFSVDMTCGSCAEAVSRVLDKLGGVKYDIDLPNKKICIESEHSVDTLLATLKKTGKTVSYLGLE